TTCATCTAAAAGTTCAACTCCACGTTTGGTATCATTCTGCCGCTGAAAGGCAAGTGACGTGTAAAAATAGACTTCACCCAAAAATCTTTTATCCTTAAAATCTACACCTTTCTTCTTTTCGGTCAAAAATGTGTTAAACACAGAAATCATTTCTGAATCTTTCCGCATTTCATTTAGAAGCTTTAGATAATTGTTATAATATCTTGCATTTCCTTTGTCATATTTTAGCATCTCGCGAAAATCCAGCAAGGCTTTTTCAGGTTGAAAATCAAAATAGTAGGAGCTGCCACGCATGTCTAATAAAGATGCGTCGGTGGGAGAAATAGCCAAACCTTCTGTGGCGGTTTTAATGACTTCTTTCGTTCGGGCCATTTTAATTAGAATATATCCTTTCATTTCATAATAAGCTGCCTGCAGGTCACACCGCTTTAACACTTTATCAATGAGAGAAAGGGATTTGTCATAATTTTTATTTTTGTAAAGCTCCCAAACTCTCTCGTACTCTTCGCTACACGAAAATTGTGGTTCAGCTGATGATTTATATGCAGAGCTGCCAGGTTTTGGCGGAGGCGGTATATATTGTGGAATTTTTTCTAAAGCAGCTGTTGAATCTTTTTGTCCCTTTATTTGGAACATCATCGTGAAAAGAAAGACGAAGAGTAAGGTAAATGTTTTTTTCATAGTTTTTTATTAGGTGTTATTTCTGAGTTGATGCCGTCCATTTGCGCTGCAGTTACATACAATGATAAGAATCTTCAGTCGAACTATTTGGAACAACTTTTTAAAAGGCTTTTCATTTTAAAAATTGGTTAGTTATTCAATAATCAATTAAAAATACTATTTTTATATGAGTTAGAATTGGAATTATCAAGAAATACAGCCTTAAATTCGAGTAACCTCAATTTACTTTTTTTTAATTCTATCGAAAGACTGCGGATTGACTGAATTTTCGAAATTTTCAAACGTTATTAATTTTTTAATTTAGTTCTATTAAAAAAGACCATTTTTTAAGGCTAAACACTTTTCTTGAAATCCCTTATTCTTTAAAAATGAAAAATACAAAACTATCCAAAAAAAGAGCGGAAGAACTTCTTGCTATTTTAGAGAAACGTTTTCTAAATAATATGAACCGTCATGCTGATTTAAAGTGGGAAGATGTTCAAAAAAAATTAAAAGAAAATCCCAATAAAATTTGGTCACTCAACGAAATGGAGGGATCCGAGGGCGAACCTGATGTGATTGGTTACGATGAGAAAACAAAAGAATTCATCTTCTGTGATTGTGCGGCAGAAAGTCCGAAACCCCGTCGCAGTGTCTGTTATGATCATGAAGCCCTGGAATCCAGAAAAGCAAACAAACCGAAAGACAGCGCAGTTTCCCTCGCTGAAAAAATGGGAATAAAATTGTTCGACGAAAATGAATATCGGGAACTTCAAAAACTGGGAAGTTTTGACACCAAAACATCGAGTTGGCTTTTAACTCCGCCGGAAATAAGAAAATTGGGTGGTGCTATCTTCGGGGACTGTCGTTTCAATCACGTTTTCGTCTACCACAACGGAGCGGAATCTTATTATGCCGGAAGAGGTTTTCGTGGAATATTGAAAGTTTAGAAAAGTATTATTTTATTGTTTTCTTTTTTAAAAATTGAAACAACATTTACAACATCGGAGAAATCAGCCGTACAATTTTTTCGATTAACTGAATGTATTTCGGACGGTTAAGCCAGGATTGAATATCGATCTTTTCCGAATGTAAGAGGTCATTTTCAAAGTTTAAGGCGAGTTCTTCAGCCAGTTGATCATCATAAACGACAGCGTTCACTTCAAAATTCAAATCGAAACTGCGATAATCTAAATTGGCAGTTCCTACAATTGCCAAGGCGCGGTCTGCCACCATTGTTTTGGCGTGTAGAAATCCTTTTTTATAGAGATAAATCTGCACACCAGCTTTTAAAAGTTGCGTGTAATACGATTTTGCCGCCGCATTCACTAAATAAGAATCGGAAATCCCCGGAACCAAAAGTTTAACCTCAACACCGGAGAGCGCCGCCATTTTTATAGAATCGATGATGGTTTCACCCGGAATAAAATAGGGAGACGTCAGGAAAATTTCTTTTTTCGCAGACTGTATGGCTTTGATGATGGCGTAATAAATACTGGGTCTGTCGGAATCGGGACCGCTGGAAACGATTTGAATATTCTGAGTTTCACCATCAAGTTCACCTATTTTTGGAAAATACTGATCGGTGATTTTTAGCTTTTTACCTGCACAGTAATTCCAGTCTCCGATAAAAATGTGCTGCAGAATAGCCGTAGAATCGCCTTCGATCTTTAAATGAGTATCGCGCCAATACAGTTTATTACCAGTGGCAGCATTGCTGTATTTATCGCTGATATTGATGCCACCCACAAATGAAATTCGCCCGTCAATCACGATAATTTTCCGGTGGTTCCGATAATTGAGACGACTGGCCAGTTTAATGAACTTGATCTTATAGAAAGGGAAAGCTTTAACGCCATTATTCCGCAGACGCTTCACCAAAGACTTACGAATGGAAGCACTGCCGAAATCATCATAAATAAAGCGAACCTCAATTCCTTCTTTGGCTTTCTCAATCATTATCTCTTCGATAGCGCGCCCAATTTCATCATCTTCATAAATGTAATATTCGATGTGAATATGATGTGTCGCATTTCGTAAGGCCTCTAAAACTGCAGGGAATTTTTCTTCGCCGTTAATCAGTAATTCTGCTTTATTATTGGTAGTTAAGGGACTTCTGTCGGTTTGGTAAATCATGTTCGTCAAACCTACGAACGCATTCTCCTTCGTAGCCTCCAGGTTTTTACGATTATACAGATCCAGCTTTTCCAGGACCAACTCTTCCTGGTGGTGATCTTCAATTATTTTTTTGCTGTAGAGTTTATTTTTGCGATAATTGATACCGAAGGAAAAATAAATAAAGATCCCAACGAAAGGTAGAAATACAACCAAGAGCAAATAAGCCAGCGTTTTCGTTACCGTTTGGGTGTCATAAATGATCCGCACCATTACTGCAATGATGAGGATTACATAAAGAATCTCCGCGAGTAGAATCCAGGTCATAAGAATATATTTAGGTAGATAACCAGTCTTTGAAATCTTTCAGACGATCTCGACTTACCGTAATTTCTTCTTCCGGCGAAACCTCCATTTCGACTTTATAATAGGGAGAAGTATGAATGTTTTTAATAAAATTGGAATTAATGATAAACTGTCGGTTGACGCGGAAAAAATTTTTATGATCGAGTACTTCCTGCAATTCATCTAGAGTAAAATCGGTCGGATAATGACGTTCTTTTGTCTGAAGATACACGATCTTATTTTCACTGTAAAAATACAGGACCTCATCGGTTTGAATAATTTTTAAATTATAGCCTATTTTTACTAAAATCCGCGATAATTTTTGCTTTTCTTCCTTAATTAAAGATTTGATTTCCAAATTGTTATAGGACGCATCAGCGGGTAAGAAACTTTTGTATTTTGTGATTGCTTTTTCCAGATCTTCTTCCATTATTGGTTTAAGCAGATAATCGATAGAGTTGAGTTTAAAAGCCTTCAAAGTATATTGATCAAAGGCAGTGGTATAAATCATAAAACTCCTGGTCGGGATTTTTTCAAAAATATCAAATGACAAACCGTCGCCTAAGACAATATCAGAAAAAATCAAATCAGGATGTGGATTATTCTGAAACCACTCAAGTCCTTCTTCTACGGAATGAATCGTTGCAACTAATTCTAAATCAGGGAACAGACCAATTAAACGCTCCAGTTTTCGGGCCGCAGGTTTTTCGTCTTCGATGATGAGGGTTTTAATCATGTTCTAAAATTAATAAATAAAAGGAATAAGTCTCTTTGTTTTCTTCCTATAATCGGAGTAATCTTGACCAAACTGATCTGTTAAAACCAGTTCTTCAATTTTAATGCGGTAAAGGAACATTAGAAATACAGGAAGGAAAACCATGACAGCCGAAATGTAATTGTTTAAAACAATGGCCAATCCCAGAAAGGTGAGCAACGAAAAAGCATAAGAAGGATGCCGCACATATTTATAAAATCCGTCGGTTTTTAATTGGTGATCCTTTTTAATGGTCACATCTACGGTGAAATATTTTCCCAGATTATTAATAACGATCAACCTTAAAATAACACCTAAGAAAAGAAACACCAAGCCAAACAGTTGAATTATTTGACTGTGATAAAAAGGAAAAAACGTGGATTTAGCAATAAAAATTCCGAAAAATATGCTGAAACCGATAACCAGCCAAAGTCTGGAAAGCGACTTCTTATCTTTGCCTTTCGCATCGGTACTTCCAGATCTCATTTTTAAGAGAAGATAAATTTCTGAAATTCCCCAGAGAACCATGATTAAATTGGTGGCGGTATTCATATTATTTATTTTTATCCATTAACTCCCGGATTTTTCGCTCTTCCCAATCTTTTCCCATAATCATATTCGGTAGAAAAATGCTCATACCATGACCCAAAAGTCCGACACCCCAAAAGATAGCCGTCCAGTAATTATCCATATTCGATAGTGAAGCACCAGATTTCACATTTTGTATGACGATAAATAAGTTGACCAAAAAGTAGACGACGGCGTGAATATAAAATCCTTTAAGTCTTTTTACCCGTTTTGCGGCTTCTAAATATTTAATATTATTTTGATTAAAATTTTCCATAACTTTATTTATTTAGTTCTTTATCCATCATTTTTCTTTCCCAGCTCGAATTAAGGAAGAACAGTTTCATTGCTTTTACAGCTAGAATTATCCCCCAAATCCATAATATTCCGGAGAAATTATTGAAGCTGAAAAATGTAATTTCACCTCTTAAATAATAATTTCTAAAGCTATAAATTGCTAACACGATGACAAAAACAGCCAAACTCGCATAGAATTTTTTTACTTGATCTACTCTTTCTTTTGCTAGAGAATAATCAATCTCTGACTTTGTTAAATTTTCCATTTTTACAAATTTTTTGAGTGATCCCGGTCTAAAATTTTCTGAATCTGTTTCTCTTCCCAGTTTTTACCAATACCATAAACTTTCAGAGCGTGCATCGATAAACCAAATCCCCAGCCTAACATCGGCCACACAAACCACAAATATTGAGGGGAAGTGTAGAGGTTTATAAAAGCCAAAAAAGGAATTACAAGGCAGTAAGAAATAAGATTACTATAGAAGCCTTTCAACTCTTCTACTCTTTTCGCGGCTCTTTGATAAGCCATTGATTCTTGTGATGGTTGTGTTGTCATTGCTGTTGTTTTTTGGGTTAAAATTGGTATTTTCACTCTGAAAAATGTTGCTGATTTTTCGATGAAAACATTTTGTTTTGTTAATAAGGAATAGCGCTGAACGATATTTGCCAGGCCAATTCCGGCGCTCTCTTTGACCTGTTCTCTTTGGTGTAAATTATTTTCGATAAACAGGTTACCGTTTTCAGAATAAATCTTAATATGCAACGGTTTAGAAGAGGTTGCGAAATTATGTTTGATGCAATTTTCTAAAAGCAGTTGCAAAGAAAGTGGCACTACATAGGATTTCAAATCTTTTTCATTCACATTGAAGTCGAAACTTACGCTGTCTTCAAATCGGGTTTTTAGTAGATCACAATAGGTTTTCGCAAAATTAATTTCTTCTTCTACGGTGACTAATTCTTTATCTTTCTGCTCTAAAACATATCTGTAAATTTTCGACATTGAAGCCGTAAATCTTTGCGCCTGACCGGGATTTTCATCAATTAAAGAACTCAACACATTTAAGGAATTGAAGAGGAAATGTGGATCAAGCTGGTTCTTTAAACTTTCGAACTGAGCATTGGCTGATTTTGCGATTAACTTCTGTTGAACGACTTCCTGTTTGGTTGAACTTTTCCAGGCTTCTACAAAACCTTTTGCATGTAGAATTGCGGAAATGAGTAGCGCTACATTAATCGTCAGCCAATTGGATGTTCCCATCGCTCCGGAGAAGAAATGAGCACTATTTCGATGTTGAAAGATTATGAAGTTCACATAATTACAAAAAAATACTAAAACCACATTGACTAACAGCGTTCCTATAATTCCAAGGATTGTTCTTTTTCTGGTATTTTCTACCCAAGAGTATTTCTTGTTCAGATAATCATTAATCAATCCGTTTCCAACCGCGATCGTAAAACTGTACAAGGCGGAAATCACCATTGTCACCAAGTAGTTTCGAAAAGTTTTTACCGGCGTGAAAAAAACAAAAATGACCGTTCCGATGAAAAACGTAATCCAGGATATCGTTATTAAACTTTTTCTGTTCATGATCTAATTATGGGTACAAATGTATACTCGATTAAAGGTAAATAAAATAAATTTCTACCGAACGGTAATTTTTAATCACTGAACAGCAAAAAAAAAACCACCGAAATTCTTCGATGGTTGTTCCTTTGCTATTTTTAAAAATTTATTTCATTTCAGAAATTACATTTACAGCTTCTTCTAAGTATAAATCGCGCTGAAGATTTTTCATCCAGTTTTCGGTTTTCTTCGCAAAAGCTTCGTCTGTTTTCTCCCGAACCGCTTCATCCGGATTTACCACGAATTTTAAACCGTTATTGAACTTTTCAAGACTTTTAAACTTCTTGATCTGGGACTTTCTGGTTTTCATGACTTCATTAAATTTTTTCTGATTCAAAGAAATCGATTCTTCCTTATCTAAATTTTCTTTCCACTGAGAGGATTCCTGAATCAATTGATACGTTTTGTTATTGGCAAGTCTGGCTTCAATTCCTTTCTGCAAAGCGGTTACCGAGAAATAATTCAGTGGTTGGTAAGATACTGCCGGAATTTTGTCCCAAGCCAAAGCATAATCATCATACCGTTCCCCAATTTCCGAATAGGTAAAGAAATCTTTCATTTGAATATCAGACTGAATCCCTTTTCTCTGTGTAGATTCTCCGGTGATTCGGTAGAACTTCTGAATCGTCAGTTTCAAAGAACCAAAATCATCATTCGTATTTAAGAATCGGTTAAGGTCTACAAAAGTCTGCACCGTTCCTTTACCGAACGACTGTGGCGAACCGATCACAACTGCTCTGCCGTAATCCTGCATAGCGCCGGCTAAAATCTCCGAAGCGGAAGCTGAAAGTTCATTCTGCATGATGACCAGCGGACCCGTCCAAAGTGGCGTATTTGTCTTGTTACTGAGGGTTTGAATCTTACCATTCCCGTCTTTTACTTGCACATAAGGACCTGCATTCATAAAGAGACCCATAATATCGCCAACTTCAGTTAAACTACCGCCACCATTATTTCTAAGATCAAGAACAATTCCTTCTACATTTTGTGCTTTGAGTTTGATGAGTTCATTCTTAATATCGTCAGACGCATTTCTTCCTTTGGCATCCTCAAAATCTGCGTTAAAACTTGGCAAATTAATAAAGCCATATTTCTTACCATCTTTTGAATTCACAATAATACTTCGTGCAAAAGTATCTTCAATAGCCACTTCTTCCCGAATTAAGGTAACATCTTTAATCGTTTTATCTTTCTTTTCTACCGTTAAAGTTACTTTCGTTCCTTTTTCCCCACGAATTAATCGAACAGCTTCATCCGAAAGCATTCCTACAACATTTACTGCATCTTCGGAAGGTTTGGACTTTACTTTAAGGATTTTATCTCCTTCCGAAAGTTGTTTTGATTTCCAGGCCGGTGCTCCGATTGTTAAAGCTCCCAAATAAAGGTATCCTCTTTTTTCCTGAATCAACGCTCCAATTCCAATGATTTTTCCTTTAAACTGGGTGTCAAAATCCTCTTTGTTTTTAGGCGAATAATAGTTCGTATGTGGATCAAATACTTCGGTATATGCATTCATATAAACCGTGAACCAATCCATTTTGTTTCTTTTCTTCAATCTTCGGAAACTGTCGGTGACCAGCTCTTTAACTTCCTGAGTTGCTTTAATACGTTTGGCTTCAGGAGTTAAAATTTCAAGTTTGATGGTATCTTTAAGATTGAATCTCTGTACAGAATCTTTTTTCTCTTTCTGCATTTCTTCTTTTGCTGTTAATGTTTCCATCTCCTGCAAAATATTGTACTTGATGTATTTTTTCCATTCTGTAGCAAGTTCTGCAGAATTCGCCGCATAGTTTTTGGCTTTTGGTTCTAAAACAAGCGTTTCGTCTTCATCAAGATCGATCGGTTTGCTTAAAATATCCTGCGTGATTTTGTCGATTTGATCCACCCTATCGTATAATCGATCGATGGTTAATTTATAAAATCTTAAATCTCCCTGATTCAGATAATCATCTAATTTCGTTTTATGCTGTGCAAATTCTGCCATATCAGATTGCATAAAATATCGTTTAGAAGCATCGACCATTTCGAAGTAGTGCTTGTAAACTTCCTGCGAATAAGCATCATTAATAGGTTTTGGCGAATAATGAAGGTAGCTTAAAGTGTTTTTTACGCTGATCATTATGGTTGACATTTTGTCGTCGTCATTTTTAGGTGAGTTAAAACAAAAAACCAAGCTGGTTAATGGAATGAAAAGCAGTAAAGTATTGAGGCTAAATTTTTTGAACATATAAATATTAATAATATGATTTGTTGAACTTTCTCCTGATTTGTTACAGGATTTTACAAAGTATCAAAATTAATACCTTGTTTCTAATAAAAGAAGAATTTACCAAATATTTGTCGTTTTAACACAAAAAAAGCAGTGCTT
This DNA window, taken from Kaistella carnis, encodes the following:
- a CDS encoding tetratricopeptide repeat protein, which translates into the protein MKKTFTLLFVFLFTMMFQIKGQKDSTAALEKIPQYIPPPPKPGSSAYKSSAEPQFSCSEEYERVWELYKNKNYDKSLSLIDKVLKRCDLQAAYYEMKGYILIKMARTKEVIKTATEGLAISPTDASLLDMRGSSYYFDFQPEKALLDFREMLKYDKGNARYYNNYLKLLNEMRKDSEMISVFNTFLTEKKKGVDFKDKRFLGEVYFYTSLAFQRQNDTKRGVELLDEALKLSPDGKSYLNNRGLFLQELGQSDKALTDFNKLIKIDPELAQSYIHRASVFQDLKQFDNSRKDYLKALALGTGANEVYAELANVYLKMNDYENARRNFEIFLTKNVQNPSAYSNYAFALFDMNDQKKSLENFEKAYALENNEIDTLVGLTVLYKLTGNDKRSEEIKKEIAAKTEYKADKKLLKTLEKSHYFYTDKFKTEWENVF
- a CDS encoding DUF4256 domain-containing protein; the encoded protein is MKNTKLSKKRAEELLAILEKRFLNNMNRHADLKWEDVQKKLKENPNKIWSLNEMEGSEGEPDVIGYDEKTKEFIFCDCAAESPKPRRSVCYDHEALESRKANKPKDSAVSLAEKMGIKLFDENEYRELQKLGSFDTKTSSWLLTPPEIRKLGGAIFGDCRFNHVFVYHNGAESYYAGRGFRGILKV
- the cls gene encoding cardiolipin synthase, which gives rise to MTWILLAEILYVILIIAVMVRIIYDTQTVTKTLAYLLLVVFLPFVGIFIYFSFGINYRKNKLYSKKIIEDHHQEELVLEKLDLYNRKNLEATKENAFVGLTNMIYQTDRSPLTTNNKAELLINGEEKFPAVLEALRNATHHIHIEYYIYEDDEIGRAIEEIMIEKAKEGIEVRFIYDDFGSASIRKSLVKRLRNNGVKAFPFYKIKFIKLASRLNYRNHRKIIVIDGRISFVGGINISDKYSNAATGNKLYWRDTHLKIEGDSTAILQHIFIGDWNYCAGKKLKITDQYFPKIGELDGETQNIQIVSSGPDSDRPSIYYAIIKAIQSAKKEIFLTSPYFIPGETIIDSIKMAALSGVEVKLLVPGISDSYLVNAAAKSYYTQLLKAGVQIYLYKKGFLHAKTMVADRALAIVGTANLDYRSFDLNFEVNAVVYDDQLAEELALNFENDLLHSEKIDIQSWLNRPKYIQLIEKIVRLISPML
- a CDS encoding LytR/AlgR family response regulator transcription factor, encoding MIKTLIIEDEKPAARKLERLIGLFPDLELVATIHSVEEGLEWFQNNPHPDLIFSDIVLGDGLSFDIFEKIPTRSFMIYTTAFDQYTLKAFKLNSIDYLLKPIMEEDLEKAITKYKSFLPADASYNNLEIKSLIKEEKQKLSRILVKIGYNLKIIQTDEVLYFYSENKIVYLQTKERHYPTDFTLDELQEVLDHKNFFRVNRQFIINSNFIKNIHTSPYYKVEMEVSPEEEITVSRDRLKDFKDWLST
- a CDS encoding methyltransferase family protein, whose amino-acid sequence is MNTATNLIMVLWGISEIYLLLKMRSGSTDAKGKDKKSLSRLWLVIGFSIFFGIFIAKSTFFPFYHSQIIQLFGLVFLFLGVILRLIVINNLGKYFTVDVTIKKDHQLKTDGFYKYVRHPSYAFSLLTFLGLAIVLNNYISAVMVFLPVFLMFLYRIKIEELVLTDQFGQDYSDYRKKTKRLIPFIY
- a CDS encoding 2TM domain-containing protein, with product MENFNQNNIKYLEAAKRVKRLKGFYIHAVVYFLVNLFIVIQNVKSGASLSNMDNYWTAIFWGVGLLGHGMSIFLPNMIMGKDWEERKIRELMDKNK
- a CDS encoding 2TM domain-containing protein translates to MENLTKSEIDYSLAKERVDQVKKFYASLAVFVIVLAIYSFRNYYLRGEITFFSFNNFSGILWIWGIILAVKAMKLFFLNSSWERKMMDKELNK
- a CDS encoding 2TM domain-containing protein, with amino-acid sequence MNRKSLITISWITFFIGTVIFVFFTPVKTFRNYLVTMVISALYSFTIAVGNGLINDYLNKKYSWVENTRKRTILGIIGTLLVNVVLVFFCNYVNFIIFQHRNSAHFFSGAMGTSNWLTINVALLISAILHAKGFVEAWKSSTKQEVVQQKLIAKSANAQFESLKNQLDPHFLFNSLNVLSSLIDENPGQAQRFTASMSKIYRYVLEQKDKELVTVEEEINFAKTYCDLLKTRFEDSVSFDFNVNEKDLKSYVVPLSLQLLLENCIKHNFATSSKPLHIKIYSENGNLFIENNLHQREQVKESAGIGLANIVQRYSLLTKQNVFIEKSATFFRVKIPILTQKTTAMTTQPSQESMAYQRAAKRVEELKGFYSNLISYCLVIPFLAFINLYTSPQYLWFVWPMLGWGFGLSMHALKVYGIGKNWEEKQIQKILDRDHSKNL
- a CDS encoding carboxy terminal-processing peptidase; this translates as MFKKFSLNTLLLFIPLTSLVFCFNSPKNDDDKMSTIMISVKNTLSYLHYSPKPINDAYSQEVYKHYFEMVDASKRYFMQSDMAEFAQHKTKLDDYLNQGDLRFYKLTIDRLYDRVDQIDKITQDILSKPIDLDEDETLVLEPKAKNYAANSAELATEWKKYIKYNILQEMETLTAKEEMQKEKKDSVQRFNLKDTIKLEILTPEAKRIKATQEVKELVTDSFRRLKKRNKMDWFTVYMNAYTEVFDPHTNYYSPKNKEDFDTQFKGKIIGIGALIQEKRGYLYLGALTIGAPAWKSKQLSEGDKILKVKSKPSEDAVNVVGMLSDEAVRLIRGEKGTKVTLTVEKKDKTIKDVTLIREEVAIEDTFARSIIVNSKDGKKYGFINLPSFNADFEDAKGRNASDDIKNELIKLKAQNVEGIVLDLRNNGGGSLTEVGDIMGLFMNAGPYVQVKDGNGKIQTLSNKTNTPLWTGPLVIMQNELSASASEILAGAMQDYGRAVVIGSPQSFGKGTVQTFVDLNRFLNTNDDFGSLKLTIQKFYRITGESTQRKGIQSDIQMKDFFTYSEIGERYDDYALAWDKIPAVSYQPLNYFSVTALQKGIEARLANNKTYQLIQESSQWKENLDKEESISLNQKKFNEVMKTRKSQIKKFKSLEKFNNGLKFVVNPDEAVREKTDEAFAKKTENWMKNLQRDLYLEEAVNVISEMK